ATCCCATGAGCTGAAAACTCCTCTAAGTGTCATTCAGAGCTGCCTGGCCATTATGAAGGACGGGGTGGCAAGCCATAAACGAGATTATTATTTTAAGGCGATGGAGGACGAAGTCAAAAGAATGGATCTGCTGATTGTGGATATGCTGGAATTGGCCAAATATGAATCCGGCACGTATACCATGGAGATGGATTCCTTTTATATCGATGCCGTTATCGAGCGAGTATGCGCAAAATTGGCTCCGGACATCGAGGCAAAGCAATTACATCTTGATATGTCACTGAAACCTGTCGAAGTGCTGGCAAATGAGCGGCGAATTGAGCAAGTCGTCGTCAATTTCCTCAGCAACGCGATTCGCTATACGCCGGAGCAGGAGTCCATTCTCGTTAGCATCTTGGAAGATCGGGACACCGTAAAGATTTGCATCGAAAATAAAGGAACCCACATTCCGGACGAACAACTGGAGAAGATATGGGACCGATTTTATCGCGGCGAACCTTCCCGCCAGCGGTCGGCCGGAGGCACCGGATTAGGCCTCGCTATTTCCAAGAAAATTTTGGAGATGCATGGCGTGCCTTATGGCGCAATCAATACACCCGAGGGGGTCATGTTTTATTTTCACTTGAATAAAAAAGCGTAGAACTTCGGTTCTGCGTTTTTTTATTTTTGCACTTTTTATCTGCTGGAAATCTGATTCTATAAATAAATTTGACATGATCTGCACTTTTTCTATATCTCCTCTTAGTATTCTTTAAGCATAGAGAGAGGAGATGGATTGAAAATGACAGCAAGAACAAACTTTGATCGAGGTCTAAGAGAAGGAAAACATAGAGCTAAGAAGCGCAGACGGCAAATATTTATGTTCGCAGCCATTGGCCTATTCTGTTTTGGCCTGATGAGATTAATGCTTCCACTCGATACAACCGCGGTTGCGGAGCAGCAAGGAGAACAGCCAGTGTACCAACCATCTACGACGAATGTAAGCAAGGCTAATCCGAAAGACGAGGATGCCAGGCCAGAGGGCAAGATCGTATATTTAACGTTTGACGACGGTCCGAGCGAATGGACAGAGAAGTTTCTTGACGTTCTGCAGGAGCATGGCGTAAAGGCGACTTTTTTTATGCAAGGAAGCAATCTTCAGCATAAGGATTTACAAAGCGTGGTGAAGCGTGCGGTAGATGAGGGACATTACATTGGTGGACACAGCATGACCCACCAATACAAAAAGCTGTACGAAGAGGGACAATTCGTATCCGAGATGAAAGACAACCTGGCGCTTATCCATGACATTACAGGTACAAATCCACATTTGGTACGTGCGCCATATGGTTCAGTGCCTGGTCTGGACGATACGATGGTTCGCGACCAAATTGCCCAGGAAGGATTGAAGATCTGGGACTGGACCATTGAATCGAACGACTGGAAACTGAAGGATCAACCAGAACAAATTGTCGAGAACATCAAGAAGGCGACAAAAGTTGATTTGGAAGTCGTATTGATGCATGAAAAGCCACAAACGCTGCAGGTTCTTCCGGAGATCATTGAATTCTACAAAAAAGAAGGATACCGATTTGGCGTTTACAATGATAACGAGCATTTCCATATGAATTTTCAAAAGGATCATCGCTTGTAGACGCAGCTTAAGCCTAAAACTCTATTAAAGTTTGATATGATCTGCATTTTATCTTTATCTCCGCCGATTACACTTTTTTTCAGGAGGAGGAGAGAACGTATGAAGAAAGGCAGCTCGATCATACTCACCCTTTTGTCTGTACTGGTGTTCGTTCTGTTGTATCAACTTGTTTCCGGGGAAGGGGCAGCCAGCGACCGAAAAGCCAGCCTTGGTGCCCGCTCGGATAAGATAAGAACGCTAGAACATCAGCCAGAAACGCCTTATAAGGTCGTGATTGATCCAGGACATGGCGGTAAGGATAAGGGCGCAACGGGCGCCAGTGGAAATTTTGAGAAGGATTTTACGCTGCAGGTAGCGCTTAAGGTAGAAGAACTGGCGAAACAAGAGCCACAGATTGAGGTGTATCTCACTCGATCAGAGGATCGCTTTATATCTTCGGTTAATCGGGAACGGCCGGAAATCGGCAATCAACTGGGTGCGGATCTATTCATATCCATTCACGGTAATACGTACGAAGACTCTAGTGTTTCAGGTACTGAAACCTACTATTACCATGAAGATTCCCTGTTCTTGGCGGAAATTTTGCAAAAGCATATATTCCAGACCAACGGATTTCGGGACCGGGGAGTAAAAAAAGAGGATTTCTTCGTCTTGAAGGATTCGAACATGCCGGCGGCTCTAATCGAAATGGGTTATTTAACGAATCCGCAAGAAGAGAATGAAATGCTGACGGAGGATTTTCAATACCGGATGGCAAGCTCCATTTTGGACGGAATTAAAGAAGCTCAAAATTTGAATTAAAGAGAGGAACATGAACATGAAAAAAATAGTTACGACATTACTAGTTGGGAGTCTTACACTTGCCTTGGCGGCATGCGGCAACGAATCCGCGGGACCGCAGCAACCGACATCAGTTGCCCAAGGGCAGACAGCAAATTCGAAAGGATTAACCGAGATACCGTATCAATCTATCTATAAAGATAGCGTATTTGTAGGAGATTCCATTACAGAGGGGTTATCCTTCCATGATGTTCTCAAAGAGGGAAATGTCTTGGCAGGTGCAGGAAAGACAGCGGAATTTGCGCTGGAAGATATCAACGAGTTGACTGAACGGAACCCGAAACAAGTCTTTATTCAGTTGGGGTCGGACGACATCTTGTGGCCTACGGATAACCCCAAAGAATATTCTATACAGAACTATACTAAGCTGATCAACATGATCAAGGAAAAGCTGCCGCAAACCAAAATTACGCT
The window above is part of the Paenibacillus lutimineralis genome. Proteins encoded here:
- a CDS encoding polysaccharide deacetylase family protein yields the protein MTARTNFDRGLREGKHRAKKRRRQIFMFAAIGLFCFGLMRLMLPLDTTAVAEQQGEQPVYQPSTTNVSKANPKDEDARPEGKIVYLTFDDGPSEWTEKFLDVLQEHGVKATFFMQGSNLQHKDLQSVVKRAVDEGHYIGGHSMTHQYKKLYEEGQFVSEMKDNLALIHDITGTNPHLVRAPYGSVPGLDDTMVRDQIAQEGLKIWDWTIESNDWKLKDQPEQIVENIKKATKVDLEVVLMHEKPQTLQVLPEIIEFYKKEGYRFGVYNDNEHFHMNFQKDHRL
- a CDS encoding GDSL-type esterase/lipase family protein codes for the protein MKKIVTTLLVGSLTLALAACGNESAGPQQPTSVAQGQTANSKGLTEIPYQSIYKDSVFVGDSITEGLSFHDVLKEGNVLAGAGKTAEFALEDINELTERNPKQVFIQLGSDDILWPTDNPKEYSIQNYTKLINMIKEKLPQTKITLLTVTPVTPEAVKQEPRYENISDYNQALKELADKENIGFVDLSSIFTSGSDDLYDSDGIHFKPEYYTKLLDLLKDQVK
- a CDS encoding N-acetylmuramoyl-L-alanine amidase family protein encodes the protein MKKGSSIILTLLSVLVFVLLYQLVSGEGAASDRKASLGARSDKIRTLEHQPETPYKVVIDPGHGGKDKGATGASGNFEKDFTLQVALKVEELAKQEPQIEVYLTRSEDRFISSVNRERPEIGNQLGADLFISIHGNTYEDSSVSGTETYYYHEDSLFLAEILQKHIFQTNGFRDRGVKKEDFFVLKDSNMPAALIEMGYLTNPQEENEMLTEDFQYRMASSILDGIKEAQNLN